One stretch of Arachis hypogaea cultivar Tifrunner chromosome 20, arahy.Tifrunner.gnm2.J5K5, whole genome shotgun sequence DNA includes these proteins:
- the LOC112783539 gene encoding uncharacterized protein — MWLSGVKGTNKSDIINNIYYIPLKMRVRYQSVTACALLVLVVVAAEIAELCISANSTTLLHPPCLERERQALMKFKASLNDSSNMLSSWHGDDCCRWKGIGCDNVTGHVVMLDLTTPYVKCRRSEAQIEYTSEEHDYEESLSSECDPFIDQLKATNVNSSLLELEYLTHLDLSGNHFCWSPIPMFIGSMHRLRYLSLADAGFGGGIPSNLGNLTNLHFLDLSWNEFSPDSNINWISQLPLLEHLDMSFIYTWFQVNINLTITAPNLQFLSLAHNGFSVSNLDALQNMTSLVHLDLGGNNLTSIPSWFGNFKKLEYLDLSWCYLHGPIPNAFQNATSIEFLDLSENNFDSLPSWFHKFKKLKHLFLSSNNFQGRIPVALQNITSIESLDLYGNSFTSVPYWFIELKKLVYLNLSINKLTSMECSISSILKSMCHLKRLYIAGNRLRKESIGNNDLSSCIRHDLENLDLSQNEFNNHLPSWLGQLENLSNLDLQNNFFYGPIPSSFGKLLKLKTLYLSNNKLEGNLPNFLGQCINLQVVDLSNNSFNGTIIQNFEQLVNLQNFVVSNNYLTGSIPLSLGQLINLTILDLSNNYLKGIIPASLNQLVNLSFLDLSRNKLDGRICIDFQKLGVLSHLDLSSNYLNGPIIGEKSWPLFIPEMWYLNLSHNQISGSLPEHIGHIMPSLGSLILGNNLINGSIPKSLCQLDYLSVLDLSKNSLSGKIPNCWKDNKEWGQINLSFNKLSGAVPSSFGSLSTLLWLHLNNNNFHGKFLASVRNLTQLLIMDLGENQLSGTIPSWSANTFSSLQILRLRQNRLSGSIPSQICELSSLQILDLSRNNLNGSIPWCIGNLRGMTLEAPALSPTSPVAQAPTLPPTSPVAEAPNLNGSILFAEGPNLSPDSSIAASPAPPPVDWQTEDVIEVVKGRELDYIRILKLVVHMDLSENNLVGSIPKGITLLDGLHTLNLSNNHLIGKIPNMIGDMRSLESFDVSSNQLSGTIPSGMSALTSLSQLNLSHNNFSGPIPTGNQFLTFNPSSYASNPYLCGSPLPNKCGYLHEDHGSSEFEDEDSNLDKLEKWLFYFVIAIGFATGFWGVIGTLWFKKTWRHIYFRWVEDLADTIYVTTAIKKAKLKKWMMMRNRVVV, encoded by the exons ATGTGGTTGAGTGGAGTGAAAGGCACAAACAAATCAGATATCATCAATAATATCTATTATATTCCACTGAAAATGAGAGTTAGATACCAAAGTGTTACTGCATGCGCACTATTGGTACTTGTAGTGGTGGCGGCTGAAATTGCAGAGTTATGTATTTCTGCAAATTCAACGACTCTCCTCCACCCTCCATGTCTTGAAAGAGAAAGGCAGGCTCTTATGAAGTTCAAAGCATCCCTGAATGATTCATCAAACATGCTTTCCTCATGGCATGGCGATGACTGCTGTCGATGGAAAGGGATCGGTTGTGACAATGTTACTGGTCATGTTGTCATGCTTGATCTCACCACTCCTTATGTGAAATGCAGGAGATCCGAGGCACAAATTGAATACACGTCGGAAGAACATGATTATGAGGAGTCGTTATCAAGTGAATGTGACCCTTTCATCGATCAATTAAAAGCTACGAATGTTAATTCGTCCCTACTGGAACTGGAATACTTGACTCATTTGGACTTGAGTGGAAATCACTTCTGTTGGAGTCCCATACCGATGTTCATTGGTTCTATGCACCGCCTCAGGTATTTATCCCTCGCTGATGCTGGTTTTGGCGGGGGAATACCCAGCAATCTTGGAAATCTCACCAACCTCCACTTTCTTGATCTGAGTTGGAACGAATTTTCACCAGACAGCAACATCAATTGGATTTCTCAATTGCCATTGCTGGAACACCTTGATATGAGCTTTATTTACACTTGGTTTCAG GTTAATATTAATCTCACTATCACTGCTCCTAATCTTCAATTCCTAAGTCTTGCCCACAATGGATTTAGTGTGTCAAATTTGGATGCTTTACAAAACATGACATCTCTTGTGCATCTTGATCTTGGTGGGAACAATCTTACTTCAATTCCATCTTGGTTTGGCAACTTCAAGAAACTTGAGTATCTTGATCTTTCATGGTGTTATCTTCATGGCCCAATTCCAAATGCTTTTCAAAATGCAACTTCCATTGAATTTTTGGACCTTTCTGAGAATAATTTTGACTCTCTTCCATCCTGGTTTCACAAGTTTAAAAAACTCAAACATCTTTTTCTTTCATCTAATAACTTCCAAGGTAGAATTCCCgttgctttacaaaatataactAGCATCGAGTCTCTTGACCTTTATGGCAACTCTTTTACTTCAGTTCCATATTGGTTTATTGAGTTAAAGAAACTTGTCTATCTCAATCTTTCAATTAATAAATTAACATCTATGGAATGTTCCATTTCATCCATTTTGAAAAGCATGTGTCACCTGAAAAGGTTATATATAGCAGGAAATAGACTCCGAAAAGAATCCATTGGAAACAATGATTTGTCTAGCTGCATTAGACATGATTTGGAGAATCTTGACTTGAGTCAAAATGAATTTAACAATCATTTGCCATCTTGGTTAGGACAACTTGAAAATCTAAGCAACCTTGAtctccaaaataattttttctatggTCCCATTCCCTCTTCTTTTGGAAAATTACTGAAATTGAAAACATTATATCTATCCAACAACAAGTTAGAAGGGAATCTTCCTAATTTTTTGGGACAATGTATAAATTTACAGGTGGTCGATCTTTCAAATAATTCATTTAATGGAACgattattcaaaattttgaacaacTTGTAAATTTACAAAATTTTGTTGTTTCAAATAATTATCTAACGGGATCCATTCCTTTGAGTCTTGGCCAACTTATAAATCTGACTATCCTTGATTtgtcaaataattatttaaaagggATCATCCCTGCAAGTCTTAACCAACTTGTAAATCTGTCTTTCCTTGATCTTTCCAGGAATAAATTAGATGGGAGAATTtgtattgattttcaaaaacttggGGTTCTATCACACTTGGATCTATCTTCAAACTATTTGAATGGACCCATTATAGGGGAAAAAAGTTGGCCTTTGTTTATCCCAGAAATGTGGTATTTGAATCTCTCACATAATCAAATCAGCGGCTCACTTCCTGAACATATTGGTCATATAATGCCCAGTTTGGGGTCCTTGATTCTTGGAAATAACCTCATAAATGGTTCAATTCCAAAATCATTGTGTCAACTTGATTATTTGAGTGTCCTTGACCTTTCAAAGAACAGTCTATCTGGTAAAATCCCCAATTGTTGGAAGGATAACAAAGAATGGGGACAAATAAATTTGTCATTCAACAAACTCTCAGGGGCTGTTCCAAGCTCATTTGGGAGTCTTTCCACTCTGTTATGGTTGCATTTGAACAACAACAACTTTCATGGAAAGTTTCTAGCGTCTGTCAGAAATTTGACGCAATTGTTGATCATGGATCTCGGAGAGAATCAACTTTCTGGCACCATCCCATCATGGAGTGCTAACACATTTTCTTCACTACAAATTCTAAGATTGCGGCAAAACAGGTTAAGTGGTAGCATTCCTTCACAGATATGTGAACTATCATCACTTCAAATCTTGGACCTTTCTCGCAACAATTTAAATGGTTCAATACCTTGGTGCATAGGCAATCTTCGAGGAATGACTCTTGAGGCTCCCGCTTTGTCTCCTACTTCACCTGTTGCCCAGGCTCCCACTTTGCCTCCTACTTCACCTGTTGCCGAGGCTCCCAATTTAAATGGTTCAATACTTTTTGCTGAGGGTCCCAATTTGTCTCCTGATTCATCTATTGCTGCAAGTCCCGCCCCTCCTCCAGTAGATTGGCAAACTGAGGATGTGATAGAAGTCGTGAAAGGAAGAGAACTTGACTATATAAGAATATTGAAGCTTGTAGTCCACATGGATTTGTCCGAGAATAATTTGGTTGGCTCCATTCCAAAAGGAATAACATTGCTCGATGGATTGCATACCTTGAATCTATCAAACAATCATTTGATCGGAAAGATCCCTAACATGATAGGGGATATGAGATCACTTGAATCCTTTGATGTTTCAAGTAACCAACTCTCGGGTACAATTCCAAGCGGCATGTCAGCTTTAACATCACTCAGTCAGTTAAACTTGTCACACAATAACTTCTCTGGACCAATTCCCACAGGTAACCAGTTTTTAACTTTTAATCCATCCAGTTATGCTAGCAACCCATATCTTTGTGGATCTCCTCTACCCAACAAATGTGGTTATTTACATGAAGATCATGGGAGCAGCGAATTTGAAGATGAAGACAGCAACTTAGATAAGTTGGAAAAGTGGTTGTTCTACTTTGTCATTGCAATTGGCTTTGCAACTGGGTTTTGGGGAGTTATTGGGACTTTGTGGTTCAAGAAAACTTGGAGGCATATTTACTTCAGATGGGTGGAAGATTTAGCTGACACGATCTATGTCACAACTGCAATAAAAAAGGCAAAACTGAAGAAGTGGATGATGATGAGAAACCGTGTTGTTGTTTGA
- the LOC112783538 gene encoding uncharacterized protein, with product MGIRYQNVAACAVLVLVMAEIAGICANSSTTLHSPCLERERQALVKFKASLTDSSNMLSSWHGDDCCRWEGIFCDNVTGHVVTLDLATPFEKCWSRSMSEEEYWLRSHDENNCFLLHNQYLEAQDVNSSLLELEYLTHLDLSGNYFHWSPIPMFIGSMQRLRYLLLAHAGFGGRIPSNLGNLTNLRFLDLSWNVFSQDSNINWISQLSLLEHLDLSRAYSSLQVNFINLTKLQFLSLAGNEHTVSIFDALQNMTSSSLVHLDLGWNNIASIPSWFGKFKKLEFLDLSECWFHGSIPNALQDSTTIELLNLSGNEFESLPSWFHKFKKIKHLFLSFNNFRGLIPDALQNMTTIESLDLSRNTFTSVPSWFVELKTLVYLDLSFNELRSMECSISSILKNMCDLKRLYLTGNRLRKDSIGNNDLSTCMRHDLENLDLGGNRFNAHLPSWLGQLENLGNLYLEGNLFYGIFPSSFGKLLKLKNLYLSNNKLEGGLPDSLGQLVNLQVVDFSNNFFNGTISQNLGQLVNLKVLDVSNNYLKGTIPQSLGQLVNLYVLDVSNNYLKGTIPQSLSQLINLYVLNVSNNYLTGIIPQSLGQLENLQVLDLSNNYLMGTIPTNLDQLVNVTSLHFSNNFLNGSIPKGLNQLVNLHTLDLSRNKLDGRICIDFQKLVKLSYLDLSSNKLDGTITAEERWPLIISEVSYLNLSHNQMSGSLPEHIGHIMPNLKYLLLGNNLINGSIPKSLCQNDQLSILDLSKNRLSGKIPNCWKDNKAWEEINLSSNKLSGTFPSSFGNLSSLSWLHLNNNSLHGEFLASVTNLPQLLIMDLGENQLSGTIPSWWTANTFSSLQILRLRNNMLSGSIPSQICQLLLLKILDLSRNNLNGPIPWCIGNLQGMTLKSPTLSPTSPVAGYPTLPLASIVNVGRFLSRTPSHLSPPPPFLSPPPHPPPPLPPPPPPPPSLPPPPPPSPPDSPKDWQTEDVIEVMEGRELDYIKILKLVVIMDLSENNLVGSIPNGITMLNGLLGLNLSNNHLMGEIPEMIENMKSLESFDVSSNQLSGTIPSNMPALTSLSHLNLSYNNFSGPIPTDNQFLTYDSSSYAGNPYLCGFPLPNKCGYSHQVNGTTEFEDEDNSLDKLEKWLFYLVIAIGFATGFWGVIGTLWFKKNWRHIYFRWVEDLADTIYVTTAIKMAKLKKWMMMRNRVVV from the exons ATGGGAATTAGATACCAAAACGTTGCTGCATGCGCAGTACTGGTACTTGTGATGGCTGAAATTGCAGGCATTTGTGCAAATTCAAGTACTACTCTGCACTCTCCATGTCTTGAAAGAGAGAGGCAAGCTCTTGTGAAGTTCAAAGCATCCCTGACTGATTCATCAAACATGCTTTCCTCATGGCATGGCGATGACTGCTGCCGATGGGAAGGGATATTCTGCGACAATGTTACCGGTCACGTTGTCACCCTTGATCTCGCCACTCCTTTTGAGAAATGCTGGAGTAGATCCATGTCGGAAGAAGAATATTGGTTAAGAAGTCATGACGAGAACAACTGTTTCCTTTTACATAATCAATATTTAGAAGCTCAGGATGTTAATTCATCGCTGCTGGAACTGGAATACTTGACTCATTTGGACTTGAGTGGAAATTATTTCCATTGGAGTCCCATACCCATGTTCATTGGTTCTATGCAACGCTTGAGGTATTTGTTGCTCGCTCATGCTGGTTTTGGCGGGAGAATACCGAGCAATCTTGGAAATCTCACCAACCTCCGATTTCTTGATCTGAGTTGGAATGTATTTTCACAAGACAGCAACATCAATTGGATTTCTCAACTGTCATTGCTGGAGCACCTCGACCTGAGCCGTGCTTACAGTTCATTACAG GTTAATTTTATTAACCTCACCAAACTTCAATTCCTAAGTCTTGCCGGCAATGAACATACAGTGTCAATTTTCGATGCTTTACAAAACATGACATCATCATCACTTGTGCATCTTGATCTTGGTTGGAACAATATTGCTTCAATTCCATCTTGGTTTGGCAAATTCAAGAAACTTGAGTTTCTTGATCTCTCAGAGTGTTGGTTTCATGGTTCAATTCCAAATGCTTTACAAGATTCAACTACCATTGAATTATTGAACCTTTCGGGGAACGAATTTGAGTCTCTTCCATCCTGGTTTCACAAGTTTAAGAAAATTAAgcatctttttctttcatttaataACTTCCGGGGTCTGATTCCTGATGCTTTACAAAACATGACTACCATTGAGTCCCTTGACCTTTCTCGCAACACTTTCACTTCAGTTCCATCTTGGTTTGTTGAGTTAAAAACACTTGTCTACCTTGATCTTTCATTTAATGAATTAAGATCCATGGAATGTTCCATTtcatctattttaaaaaatatgtgtgACCTAAAAAGGTTATATTTAACAGGAAATAGACTCCGAAAAGATTCCATTGGAAACAATGATTTGTCTACCTGCATGAGACATGATTTAGAGAATCTTGATTTAGGTGGAAATAGATTTAATGCTCATTTGCCATCTTGGTTAGGACAACTTGAAAATCTAGGCAACCTTTATCTTGAAGGAAACCTTTTTTATGGTATCTTTCCATCTTCTTTTGGAAAATTACtgaaattgaaaaatttataTCTATCTAACAACAAGTTAGAAGGAGGCCTTCCAGATTCCCTGGGACAACTAGTAAATTTACAAGTTGtcgatttttcaaataatttttttaatggaaCCATCAGTCAAAATCTTGGACAACTAGTAAATTTAAAAGTTCTTGATGTCTCAAATAATTATTTGAAGGGAACCATTCCTCAAAGTCTTGGCCAACTTGTAAATTTATATGTTCTTGATGTCTCAAATAATTATTTGAAGGGAACCATTCCTCAAAGCCTTAGCCAACTTATAAATTTATATGTTCTTAATGtttcaaataattatttaacgGGAATCATTCCTCAAAGTCTTGGCCAACTTGAAAATTTACAAGTTCTTGATCTCTCAAATAATTATTTGATGGGAACCATTCCTACAAATCTTGATCAACTTGTAAATGTAACTAGCCttcatttttcaaataattttttaaatggcTCCATTCCAAAGGGACTTAATCAACTTGTAAATCTGCATACACTTGATCTTTCAAGGAATAAACTAGATGGGAGAATTtgtattgattttcaaaaacttgtGAAACTATCATACTTGGATCTATCATCAAATAAATTGGATGGAACCATTACAGCGGAAGAAAGGTGGCCTTTGATTATCTCAGAAGTGTCGTATTTGAATCTCTCCCATAATCAAATGAGTGGCTCGCTTCCTGAACATATTGGTCATATAATGCCCAATTTGAAGTACTTGCTTCTTGGAAATAACCTCATAAATGGTTCAATTCCAAAATCATTATGCCAAAATGACCAGTTGAGTATCCTTGACCTTTCAAAGAACAGGCTATCTGGTAAAATCCCCAATTGTTGGAAGGATAACAAAGCATGGGAAGAAATAAATTTGTCATCCAACAAACTCTCAGGTACTTTTCCAAGCTCATTTGGGAATCTTTCCTCTTTATCATGGTTGCATTTGAATAACAATAGCCTTCATGGAGAGTTTCTAGCGTCTGTGACAAATTTACCACAGTTGTTGATAATGGATCTCGGAGAGAATCAACTTTCTGGCACCATTCCATCATGGTGGACTGCTAACACATTTTCCTCACTACAAATTCTAAGGTTGCGAAATAACATGTTGAGCGGTAGCATTCCTTCACAAATATGCCAACTATTATTGCTTAAAATCCTGGATCTTTCTCGCAACAATTTAAACGGTCCAATACCTTGGTGTATAGGCAATCTTCAAGGAATGACTCTTAAGAGTCCCACTTTGTCTCCTACTTCACCAGTTGCTGGgtatcccactttgcctcttgcTTCAATTGTTAATGTAGGTCGTTTTTTGTCTCGCACTCCATCTCATTTGTCTCCGCCTCCACCATTTTTGTCTCCTCCTCCACATCCACCTCCACCtctacctccacctccacctccacctccatctctacctccacctcctcctccatctcctcctgACTCTCCAAAAGATTGGCAAACTGAGGATGTCATAGAAGTCATGGAAGGAAGAGAACTTGACTACATAAAAATCTTGAAGCTTGTAGTCATCATGGATTTGTCCGAGAATAATTTGGTTGGCTCCATTCCTAACGGAATAACGATGCTCAATGGATTGCTTGGCTTGAATCTATCAAACAATCATTTGATGGGAGAGATCCCTGAGATGATAGAGAATATGAAATCACTTGAATCCTTTGATGTTTCAAGTAACCAACTCTCAGGCACAATTCCAAGCAACATGCCAGCTTTAACATCACTAAGTCATTTAAACTTGTCATATAATAACTTCTCTGGACCAATTCCCACAGATAACCAGTTTTTAACTTATGATTCATCGAGTTATGCTGGCAACCCATATCTTTGTGGATTTCCTCTACCCAACAAATGTGGTTATTCACATCAAGTTAATGGGACCACTGAATTTGAAGATGAAGACAACAGCTTAGATAAGTTGGAAAAGTGGTTGTTCTACCTTGTGATTGCAATTGGCTTTGCAACTGGGTTTTGGGGAGTTATTGGGACTTTGTGGTTCAAGAAAAATTGGAGGCATATTTACTTCAGATGGGTGGAAGATTTAGCTGACACGATCTATGTCACAACTGCAATAAAAATGGCAAAACTGAAGAAGTGGATGATGATGAGAAACCGTGTTGTTGTTTGA